A genomic stretch from Halobellus sp. LT62 includes:
- a CDS encoding cold-shock protein — translation MANGTVDFFNDTGGYGFIETEDADEDVFFHMEDVGGEDLTEGTEIEFEIEQAPKGPRATNVVRV, via the coding sequence ATGGCAAACGGTACGGTTGATTTCTTCAACGACACGGGCGGTTACGGTTTCATCGAGACAGAGGACGCAGACGAGGACGTGTTCTTCCACATGGAAGACGTCGGCGGCGAAGACCTCACCGAGGGAACGGAGATCGAATTCGAGATTGAACAGGCCCCCAAGGGCCCCCGCGCGACGAACGTCGTCCGCGTCTAA
- a CDS encoding DUF7557 family protein, which yields MPQIHLDEETVKRLDALRVEDEDYDEIVTELINIYEAGELTLFHGGDEV from the coding sequence ATGCCACAGATTCACCTCGACGAGGAAACGGTGAAGCGATTAGACGCGCTCCGGGTGGAAGACGAAGACTACGACGAGATCGTCACCGAACTCATCAACATCTACGAGGCCGGGGAGCTGACGCTCTTTCACGGCGGCGACGAGGTGTAG
- a CDS encoding CPBP family intramembrane glutamic endopeptidase, whose product MQPFPDDLGFATGSDSSTRRAQVIAVTESVSLTIGSVLAGIGAVLIVATGIQAIDVPSMDAVQLLRSRAIQLGFLGVSLAYLTVREFPLDSITFRVPSLRGVAWIVAIPVLTAGAGFVLEPLLAAVGIVQPPASPGMGIDGFGTRPLLWIVVFVGWFVFAAPAEELLFRGIIQGRLRQTFEGVPGILLAAVCFGLMHVPVAALSAGMGPASAFVETSVSGAIFGVAYERTGNLLVPSVAHALLWTGGLVL is encoded by the coding sequence ATGCAGCCGTTTCCCGACGATCTCGGCTTCGCCACTGGAAGCGACTCTTCGACTCGGCGGGCGCAAGTTATCGCAGTAACTGAATCTGTCAGTCTGACCATCGGGAGTGTACTTGCCGGAATCGGTGCCGTGTTGATCGTAGCCACTGGCATACAGGCGATTGACGTCCCGTCGATGGATGCGGTTCAACTCCTGCGTTCACGGGCGATCCAACTCGGCTTTCTCGGCGTTTCGCTCGCCTACCTCACCGTCCGTGAGTTCCCGTTGGACTCGATTACGTTTCGCGTCCCGTCGCTCCGGGGAGTGGCTTGGATTGTCGCTATCCCCGTGTTGACCGCGGGAGCCGGATTCGTGCTCGAACCCCTGTTGGCGGCGGTCGGCATCGTCCAACCGCCCGCATCCCCGGGGATGGGAATCGACGGCTTCGGGACACGTCCGCTCCTGTGGATCGTCGTCTTCGTCGGCTGGTTCGTATTCGCCGCACCTGCGGAAGAACTCCTTTTCCGGGGTATCATCCAAGGCCGGTTGCGACAGACGTTCGAGGGAGTGCCGGGGATTCTTCTCGCCGCCGTCTGCTTCGGACTGATGCACGTGCCAGTCGCTGCCCTGTCGGCGGGAATGGGGCCAGCCAGCGCATTCGTCGAAACGTCCGTGAGTGGCGCGATTTTCGGAGTTGCGTACGAACGAACCGGGAACCTTCTCGTGCCGTCTGTTGCCCACGCGTTGCTGTGGACAGGCGGGCTTGTCCTGTGA
- a CDS encoding TrmB family transcriptional regulator, producing MQGTMHSRPTAGIETPSIPTELESPRAKLVYLFLSTHGEATLSELETGLDMKKISLYSILSTLCERGLVDQDCERYQLC from the coding sequence ATGCAGGGCACGATGCACTCACGACCGACGGCGGGGATCGAGACGCCGTCGATCCCGACGGAACTCGAATCACCGCGTGCGAAACTCGTCTATCTGTTCCTTTCGACACACGGGGAAGCGACCCTCTCGGAACTGGAAACCGGACTGGATATGAAAAAGATCTCGCTGTACAGCATCCTCTCGACGCTCTGTGAACGCGGCCTCGTCGATCAGGACTGCGAGCGCTACCAGCTCTGTTAG
- a CDS encoding glycosyltransferase, with protein MPPTVAVAHYPEGAGHATRMLAIAKAIESAGGSVRMAGGGAGTEFVALNGFDEFEPTNVDYIDTYQNGSLWQTAKRSLPASLSRIADYQAWLSATEPDALVTDDMFAAMAANRCDVPLYVLKHDMPGLYDDFTERAGARFHTLFQLATAREFFYPVVWPESPVDPAQATRIPPVALDGHSPIQDSADVVVVPSHYSSLSRVSEHLRRQGYDVLNVADEDWDPVQSLLPYIRGADVVVCSGYSTIMDAAVAGTPCIVHPATDEQDAVADCLARFDVGGFTVAPDPIDVLDAVADPPSDPAFSNGATFIARHVLLDLEDPDPYAIPHADESPEVGPDIAESSKLRSIATVPAVAAAGVIATTSVVAPSRLGRKISSIASRVSDAGQRLRNQTEGAGRRLARVVGDGVRIAAGGCRGLARQCRRALSGRLSRS; from the coding sequence ATGCCACCGACAGTAGCCGTCGCGCACTACCCCGAAGGTGCGGGACACGCGACGCGAATGCTCGCTATCGCCAAGGCCATCGAATCCGCTGGCGGATCAGTACGGATGGCGGGTGGCGGGGCCGGAACGGAGTTCGTCGCGCTCAACGGCTTCGACGAGTTCGAACCGACGAACGTCGATTACATCGACACCTACCAGAATGGGTCGCTGTGGCAGACCGCAAAGCGGAGCCTTCCAGCCAGTCTCAGTCGGATTGCTGACTATCAGGCGTGGCTTTCGGCGACCGAACCGGACGCGTTAGTCACGGACGATATGTTCGCGGCGATGGCTGCAAACCGTTGTGACGTTCCATTGTACGTGCTGAAGCACGATATGCCGGGGCTGTACGACGACTTCACGGAACGCGCCGGGGCGCGGTTTCACACGTTGTTCCAGCTGGCGACCGCACGGGAGTTCTTCTATCCGGTGGTTTGGCCCGAATCACCTGTCGATCCGGCGCAGGCGACGCGCATTCCGCCGGTGGCGCTGGACGGTCACTCGCCGATCCAAGACTCCGCGGACGTCGTCGTCGTCCCCAGTCACTACTCCTCGCTGTCGCGTGTATCCGAGCATCTCCGGCGACAGGGCTACGACGTGCTCAACGTGGCCGACGAGGACTGGGATCCGGTCCAGTCGCTCCTGCCGTACATCCGCGGCGCGGACGTCGTGGTCTGTTCGGGGTACTCGACGATTATGGACGCCGCCGTCGCCGGCACACCCTGTATCGTACACCCGGCGACAGACGAACAGGACGCCGTCGCCGACTGTTTAGCACGGTTCGACGTGGGGGGCTTCACGGTCGCCCCGGATCCGATCGACGTCTTGGACGCTGTCGCCGACCCGCCGTCCGACCCGGCGTTCTCGAACGGGGCCACGTTTATCGCGCGGCACGTGCTGCTCGACCTCGAGGACCCGGATCCGTATGCCATCCCCCACGCCGATGAGTCGCCCGAGGTCGGCCCCGATATCGCCGAGAGCTCGAAGCTGCGATCGATCGCGACTGTTCCGGCGGTCGCCGCCGCGGGCGTTATCGCAACGACGAGTGTAGTGGCCCCTTCACGACTCGGGCGAAAGATCAGTTCGATCGCGAGCCGGGTTTCGGATGCGGGTCAGAGATTGAGAAACCAGACCGAAGGAGCGGGCCGCCGCCTCGCGAGAGTGGTCGGTGACGGCGTCCGGATCGCTGCCGGCGGCTGCCGAGGGCTCGCCCGTCAGTGCCGGCGCGCGCTTTCTGGTCGGCTGAGCAGGTCGTGA
- a CDS encoding spermidine synthase: MESRFLPQRWPTRPETAVFVSGVTSMGLEILAGRILAPEFGNSIYTWGGIIGVFLAALSLGYHRGGKRAASNASHARLVGVFLASALYVAGVVLFGDMVVQSTGLLPLPSQFASLPAITLLFGPPTYLLGYVSPYAAELAGGDVGATAGHVYALGTIGSIVGAFATTYVLVPTLSVPQIGLVLGLSAVVAAAAVAAPDLRGETGLRVGVVALALVAAAATGGVGPGIGGDVVHAEQTAYQELRVVDRGDTRTLYLDGQPHSAMDLEDPNRHVFEYTRYFHASLLFTEGEVEEIDRVLFVGGGGFTGPRIFHDRYPNVTVDVVELDPAVVDAADEHFGIPDSSRMNVHTGGGRQYLEETNRTYDVIVLDAYRKDTVPFQLTTVEFMGLASDRLDDGGVLLANLISAPTGPASEFYRAEYKTMREVFPQVYSFPTAGGPVVQNIEIVATKNGERLTQSELQARAERRDVGIDLSTDLDSYRTDEPTDDVPVLRDDRAPVDSLLDNAVGQRYVRVRADGSNGTAVSTST, from the coding sequence ATGGAATCGCGGTTTCTCCCGCAGCGGTGGCCGACCCGACCGGAGACCGCCGTGTTCGTCTCCGGCGTCACGAGTATGGGACTGGAGATCCTCGCCGGGCGGATCCTCGCGCCCGAGTTCGGCAACAGCATCTACACGTGGGGCGGCATCATCGGCGTCTTCCTCGCCGCGCTGAGCCTCGGCTACCACCGCGGGGGCAAGCGCGCCGCGTCGAACGCGTCGCACGCGAGGCTGGTCGGCGTGTTTCTCGCGAGCGCGCTGTACGTCGCGGGCGTCGTGCTGTTCGGCGATATGGTCGTCCAGTCGACCGGCCTCCTCCCGCTCCCGAGCCAGTTCGCGTCGCTTCCGGCGATCACGCTGCTGTTCGGCCCGCCGACGTACCTGCTGGGTTACGTGAGTCCCTACGCTGCGGAACTCGCCGGCGGCGACGTCGGCGCGACCGCGGGCCACGTCTACGCGCTCGGAACGATCGGGAGCATCGTCGGCGCGTTCGCGACGACGTACGTCCTCGTGCCGACGCTGTCGGTGCCGCAGATCGGGCTCGTGCTCGGGCTCTCGGCGGTCGTCGCGGCCGCCGCGGTCGCCGCCCCGGATCTCCGCGGAGAGACGGGACTGCGCGTCGGCGTCGTCGCGCTCGCGCTCGTCGCGGCCGCCGCGACCGGCGGCGTCGGCCCGGGAATCGGCGGTGACGTCGTCCACGCCGAGCAGACAGCTTATCAGGAACTCCGCGTGGTCGACCGCGGCGATACCCGGACGCTGTACCTCGACGGCCAACCGCACAGCGCGATGGATCTCGAGGATCCGAACCGGCACGTCTTCGAGTACACGCGCTACTTCCACGCGTCGTTGCTGTTCACCGAGGGGGAGGTCGAGGAGATCGACCGCGTGCTGTTCGTCGGCGGCGGCGGGTTCACCGGACCGCGGATCTTCCACGACCGGTATCCGAACGTCACCGTCGACGTCGTCGAACTCGACCCCGCCGTCGTCGACGCGGCCGACGAGCACTTCGGGATCCCCGACTCCTCGCGGATGAACGTCCATACCGGCGGCGGTCGTCAGTACCTCGAAGAGACGAATCGCACCTACGACGTGATCGTCCTCGACGCCTACCGGAAGGACACCGTACCGTTTCAGCTGACGACGGTCGAATTTATGGGACTCGCGTCGGATCGGCTCGACGACGGCGGCGTCCTCTTGGCGAATCTCATCTCCGCGCCGACCGGCCCCGCCTCCGAGTTCTACCGCGCGGAGTACAAGACGATGCGAGAGGTCTTCCCGCAGGTCTACAGCTTCCCGACCGCGGGCGGCCCCGTCGTCCAGAACATCGAGATCGTGGCGACGAAGAACGGTGAGCGCCTCACGCAGTCGGAGTTGCAGGCCCGGGCTGAGCGACGGGACGTCGGTATCGACCTCTCGACGGACCTCGACTCCTACCGGACTGACGAACCCACCGACGACGTCCCCGTCCTCAGAGACGACCGCGCGCCGGTCGACAGCCTGTTGGACAACGCCGTCGGGCAGCGGTACGTCCGGGTCCGCGCGGACGGCTCGAACGGGACAGCGGTATCGACGTCAACCTAA
- a CDS encoding FAD-dependent oxidoreductase, translated as MSGKYDLVIVGGGISGASLLYTTAKFTDIDSIALIEKEAEIAAINSHHTNNSQTLHFGDIETNYTLEKAEGVKTGAELLAGYLENHDPDREMHAKRSKMVLGVGDEEVEKLEARYHEEGFGDLFPKLRPIGREEIAEIEPKVVEGRDPDVEMLALQTPDGYVVDYGETAKSMVEVAREEATVDVFTGTKVEDVTETTEGYTLTTGRGPFDCDVAVVAAGSHSLQIAKELGYGEDKVLLPVAGSFFLADDLLNGKVYTLQMKKLPFAAVHGDADVHDDSITRFGPTAKLVPTLERGRFSTVEDFLDVFGLNAASFLSYANILADRILLPYVLTNLLYDVPELGRRSFLSEVRKVVPSVELDDIERAKGYGGVRPQIVDTSRKSLDMGEAKIVGDDIIFNITPSPGASTSLKNAMRDTKTVLDCFDEAYEFDEEAFRADTIENFPHAE; from the coding sequence ATGTCTGGAAAATACGATCTCGTTATCGTCGGCGGCGGCATCAGCGGGGCATCACTCCTGTATACGACGGCGAAGTTCACCGACATCGACTCGATCGCGCTGATCGAGAAAGAAGCGGAGATCGCCGCGATCAACTCTCATCACACGAATAACTCCCAGACGCTTCACTTCGGGGACATCGAGACCAACTACACGCTCGAAAAGGCCGAGGGCGTCAAGACGGGCGCTGAACTGCTCGCGGGCTATCTGGAGAACCACGATCCCGACCGCGAGATGCACGCCAAACGCAGCAAGATGGTGCTCGGCGTCGGCGACGAAGAGGTCGAGAAGCTCGAAGCGCGGTACCACGAGGAGGGCTTCGGCGATCTGTTCCCGAAGCTCCGACCGATCGGTCGCGAGGAGATCGCAGAGATCGAGCCGAAGGTCGTCGAGGGACGCGATCCCGACGTCGAGATGCTCGCACTGCAGACGCCCGACGGCTACGTCGTCGACTACGGTGAGACCGCGAAATCGATGGTCGAAGTCGCCCGCGAGGAGGCGACCGTCGACGTCTTCACCGGGACGAAAGTCGAAGACGTCACAGAGACCACCGAGGGATACACGCTCACCACGGGTCGGGGGCCGTTCGACTGCGACGTCGCGGTCGTCGCCGCCGGCTCGCACAGCCTCCAGATCGCGAAGGAACTCGGCTACGGCGAGGACAAGGTGTTGCTGCCGGTCGCGGGGAGCTTCTTCCTCGCCGACGACCTCCTGAACGGGAAGGTCTACACACTGCAGATGAAGAAACTCCCGTTCGCGGCGGTCCACGGCGACGCCGACGTCCACGACGACAGCATCACCCGGTTCGGCCCGACGGCGAAGCTCGTTCCCACCCTCGAACGCGGCCGGTTCTCGACGGTCGAGGACTTCCTCGACGTGTTCGGGCTCAACGCCGCGTCGTTCCTCAGCTACGCGAACATCCTCGCGGATCGGATCCTGCTCCCGTACGTCCTGACAAACCTCCTCTACGACGTGCCCGAACTCGGCCGGCGGTCGTTCCTTTCGGAGGTCCGGAAGGTCGTCCCGAGCGTCGAACTCGACGACATCGAGCGTGCGAAGGGGTACGGCGGCGTCCGCCCGCAGATCGTCGACACCAGCCGGAAATCCCTCGATATGGGCGAAGCGAAGATCGTCGGCGACGACATCATCTTCAACATCACGCCCTCGCCGGGCGCGTCGACGAGCCTGAAGAACGCGATGCGCGACACAAAGACGGTCTTAGACTGCTTCGACGAGGCGTACGAGTTCGACGAGGAGGCCTTCCGCGCGGACACGATCGAGAACTTCCCGCACGCCGAGTAG
- a CDS encoding DUF4188 domain-containing protein — MAAEIDGEYVIYINGMRLNKLRALPKYLRAGLKAGKMFEQLAADPDSGFLGYLPAYMGLRSGAAIQYWRSLEDIKRFAQDPNGTHVPAWQWYEEEVGTNGELGFWAELYVVKDGSFETFYRNMPPTGLGEHGSLVPMEDHRRNLGLSETGTPTRPADTASEAPRRDR, encoded by the coding sequence ATGGCCGCTGAAATCGACGGGGAGTACGTGATCTACATCAACGGGATGCGGCTGAACAAGCTCCGAGCGCTTCCCAAGTACCTGCGTGCGGGACTCAAAGCCGGGAAGATGTTCGAGCAGTTAGCGGCGGATCCAGACAGCGGCTTTCTCGGCTATCTGCCGGCGTATATGGGCCTGCGGAGCGGCGCGGCGATCCAATACTGGCGATCGCTCGAAGACATCAAGCGCTTCGCACAGGATCCGAACGGGACGCACGTCCCGGCGTGGCAGTGGTACGAGGAGGAGGTCGGAACCAACGGCGAACTCGGCTTCTGGGCCGAACTCTACGTCGTCAAAGACGGCAGTTTCGAGACCTTCTACCGGAATATGCCGCCGACCGGGCTGGGTGAACACGGGTCGCTCGTGCCGATGGAGGACCATCGCCGTAACCTCGGGCTCTCCGAAACGGGGACGCCGACGCGGCCGGCTGATACCGCGAGCGAAGCGCCTCGTCGCGACAGATGA
- a CDS encoding DUF1405 domain-containing protein, whose translation MAEDAVGATDRDGWRARLRRPFPERWVQYYLGNGASLGWLLVVDGAAFLLGVSFYVHSDPSLREISSLAYPLFGDSPTALALVTLSVATLLSHLGNEITEAPSNRLLALVHTLAFVWLLKYGLWTAIALNLRPDLYVGFTPALLWEYWGILLTHLFFLVHAAVIPYYGKTTREALVAALLLLLVNDAFDYGLGLYPPLRYEAGVLLAGITVALSFVVVGYAAWAFDRHESG comes from the coding sequence ATGGCCGAGGACGCAGTCGGGGCGACAGACCGAGACGGGTGGCGCGCGCGACTCCGACGCCCGTTCCCCGAGCGGTGGGTCCAGTACTACCTCGGAAACGGCGCGAGTCTCGGGTGGCTGCTCGTCGTCGACGGCGCGGCGTTCCTCCTCGGCGTCAGCTTCTACGTCCACAGCGACCCGTCGCTCCGAGAGATCAGTTCGCTCGCGTACCCGCTCTTCGGCGACTCGCCGACGGCGCTCGCGCTCGTGACGCTGTCGGTGGCGACGCTCCTGTCGCACCTCGGCAACGAGATCACGGAGGCACCATCGAACCGCCTGCTCGCGCTCGTTCACACGCTCGCGTTCGTCTGGCTCCTGAAATACGGGCTCTGGACGGCTATCGCGCTCAACCTTCGACCCGACCTCTACGTCGGATTCACGCCCGCGCTGCTCTGGGAGTACTGGGGGATTCTCCTCACGCACCTGTTCTTCCTCGTGCACGCGGCGGTGATCCCCTATTACGGGAAAACCACGCGCGAGGCGTTGGTGGCGGCACTCCTCCTGCTGCTCGTCAACGACGCGTTCGACTACGGACTCGGGCTGTATCCGCCGCTCCGCTACGAGGCTGGGGTGCTGCTGGCGGGGATCACGGTCGCGCTCTCGTTCGTCGTCGTCGGCTACGCGGCGTGGGCGTTCGATCGACACGAGTCGGGCTGA
- the gpmI gene encoding 2,3-bisphosphoglycerate-independent phosphoglycerate mutase, whose protein sequence is MQAALVILDGWGLGDHDRRDAVKAASTPNFDRLAESGAYGTLDVSGRRVGLPEGQMGNSEVGHLNIGAGRVVKQAYTRIEDSIAEGTFATNEAIASAFDHAEETGGRVHCMGLLSDGGVHSEQGHLHALLEIAADRGVDAVTHAFTDGRDTDPHGGEGYLETLAEVVDEHGTGDVATVSGRYYAMDRDRNWERTKRAYDAIVHREADHEAPSAVEAVRDSYDRGDTDEFVEPTLVEGEPALEDGDVVLFFNFRPDRARQLVRLLADIDPEWPFETAPPATRIVTMTEYDETFDLSVAFPPEEPRDTLGETLAAAGKTQLRIAESEKYAHVTYFLNGGREVAFDGEIRRIVESPDVPTYDLQPEMSAEGVTDAAIAVIDSDDPDVLVLNYANPDMVGHTGDFDAATEAVEAVDEQLGRLVAAVREAGGHVLLTADHGNADDMGTATKPHTAHTTNPVPLVYLTPDGDDGGRRVRDGGSLCDIAPTILELIGVEQPTAMTGVSLLE, encoded by the coding sequence ATGCAGGCAGCGCTCGTTATCCTCGACGGCTGGGGACTCGGGGACCACGACCGACGCGACGCGGTGAAGGCGGCGTCGACGCCGAACTTCGATCGCCTCGCCGAGTCCGGCGCGTACGGTACCCTCGACGTTTCGGGCCGCCGCGTCGGCCTCCCGGAGGGACAGATGGGCAACAGCGAGGTCGGCCACCTCAACATCGGCGCGGGACGCGTCGTCAAGCAGGCGTACACGCGCATCGAGGATTCGATCGCCGAGGGTACGTTCGCGACCAACGAGGCCATCGCGTCCGCCTTCGACCACGCCGAGGAGACGGGCGGCCGCGTCCACTGTATGGGCCTCCTGAGCGACGGCGGCGTCCACTCCGAGCAGGGCCACCTCCACGCGCTGCTCGAGATCGCGGCCGACCGCGGCGTCGACGCCGTCACGCACGCGTTCACCGACGGCCGCGACACCGATCCGCACGGCGGCGAGGGCTACCTCGAAACGCTCGCCGAGGTCGTCGACGAGCACGGCACCGGCGATGTCGCCACCGTCTCCGGGCGCTACTACGCGATGGACCGCGATCGGAACTGGGAACGGACGAAGCGCGCCTACGACGCCATCGTCCACCGCGAGGCCGACCACGAGGCCCCCTCTGCCGTCGAGGCCGTCCGCGACTCCTACGACCGCGGCGACACCGACGAGTTCGTCGAGCCGACGCTCGTCGAGGGGGAGCCAGCGCTCGAAGACGGCGACGTGGTCCTCTTTTTCAACTTCCGCCCGGACCGCGCGCGTCAACTCGTCCGACTCCTCGCGGACATCGACCCCGAGTGGCCCTTCGAGACCGCCCCGCCGGCGACCCGGATCGTCACGATGACCGAGTACGACGAGACGTTCGACCTCTCGGTGGCGTTCCCGCCCGAGGAGCCGAGGGACACGCTCGGCGAGACGCTCGCGGCGGCCGGAAAGACCCAGCTCCGGATCGCCGAGTCCGAGAAGTACGCGCACGTGACCTACTTCCTCAACGGCGGCCGCGAGGTCGCCTTCGACGGCGAGATCCGCCGGATCGTCGAAAGTCCAGACGTCCCCACCTACGACCTTCAGCCGGAGATGAGCGCCGAAGGCGTCACCGACGCCGCCATCGCGGTGATCGACTCCGATGACCCCGACGTGCTCGTGCTCAACTACGCGAACCCGGATATGGTCGGCCACACCGGCGACTTCGACGCCGCCACCGAGGCCGTCGAGGCCGTCGACGAGCAACTCGGACGCCTCGTCGCCGCGGTACGGGAGGCCGGCGGACACGTCCTCCTCACGGCGGACCACGGCAACGCTGACGATATGGGGACTGCCACGAAGCCGCATACCGCCCACACGACGAACCCGGTCCCGCTCGTGTACCTGACGCCCGACGGCGACGACGGCGGGCGGCGAGTTCGCGACGGCGGATCACTGTGTGACATTGCGCCGACGATCCTCGAACTGATCGGCGTCGAGCAGCCGACGGCGATGACGGGCGTGTCGCTGCTGGAGTGA
- the fba gene encoding class II fructose-bisphosphate aldolase yields the protein MPFYGGSELANVYDDALEEGFGLVASNIAEPNVMMGLMEGASRANSDLLLQLSGGACTFAGNEDPVDGLEAMGAYIDTIADQYDIGVFLNMDHQTDPEFIEAQMDLGIPSSIMIDASHEPFEENVATSREIVEMKEEKGADVLIEAELGQIKGVEDEIEAEEAFYTDPEQAVEFVDRTGCDLLAISVGTQHGVAKGKDLELRPDLAGEIRQALRDHGLDTPLVLHGSSGVQPDQLQRMLQHGICKVNKDTRYQYEYTRTAYDLYDEDPTNIVPPEGVDGDRDTFFNDTDWSPNKDVFDPRVVGRKIRERIADVHADLAEVSGSAGQTRYA from the coding sequence GTGCCGTTCTACGGCGGGAGTGAACTCGCCAACGTCTACGACGACGCGCTCGAGGAGGGATTCGGCCTCGTCGCGTCGAACATCGCCGAACCGAACGTGATGATGGGGCTGATGGAGGGCGCATCACGGGCCAACTCGGATCTCCTCTTACAGCTCAGCGGCGGTGCCTGCACGTTCGCGGGCAACGAGGATCCGGTCGACGGGCTGGAGGCGATGGGCGCGTACATCGACACCATCGCCGACCAGTACGACATCGGCGTCTTCCTCAATATGGACCACCAGACCGACCCCGAGTTCATCGAGGCGCAGATGGATCTCGGGATCCCCTCCTCGATTATGATCGACGCCTCCCACGAGCCGTTCGAGGAGAACGTCGCGACGAGCAGGGAGATCGTCGAGATGAAAGAGGAGAAGGGCGCGGACGTCCTCATCGAGGCCGAACTCGGCCAGATCAAGGGCGTCGAAGACGAGATCGAAGCCGAGGAGGCGTTCTACACCGACCCCGAGCAGGCCGTCGAGTTCGTCGACCGGACGGGCTGTGACCTGCTCGCGATCTCGGTCGGCACCCAGCACGGCGTCGCGAAGGGCAAGGACTTGGAACTCCGTCCGGACCTCGCGGGTGAGATCCGCCAAGCGCTCCGCGATCACGGCCTCGACACGCCGCTGGTGCTGCACGGCTCCTCGGGCGTCCAGCCCGACCAACTGCAGCGGATGCTCCAACACGGCATCTGCAAGGTGAACAAGGACACCCGATACCAGTACGAGTACACCCGAACGGCGTACGATCTCTACGACGAGGACCCGACGAACATCGTTCCGCCCGAGGGCGTCGACGGCGACCGCGACACGTTCTTCAACGACACCGACTGGTCGCCCAACAAGGACGTCTTCGACCCCCGCGTCGTGGGGCGGAAGATCCGCGAGCGCATCGCCGACGTCCACGCCGACCTCGCCGAGGTCTCCGGAAGCGCCGGACAGACCCGGTACGCGTAG